Proteins encoded in a region of the Vibrio ponticus genome:
- the gloB gene encoding hydroxyacylglutathione hydrolase, translating into MLDIKSIPAFNDNYIWLIENSDRRCAVVDPGDAAPVLAYLREHELTLDAILITHHHNDHIGGIPELVRQFPEIDVVGPADEPVPTLTHPVSAGDQINLFDEVFMVIGLEGHTLGHIGYVGDGKLFCGDTLFSAGCGRVFEGTMEQMYQSLQKLVALPEETEVFAAHEYTSSNIAFALAVEPDNEQLKKYREEVNRLRAQNKPTLPTTIRREKWINPFLRADEPSVIKSVSNRTAQIDPISIFTALREWKNEF; encoded by the coding sequence ATGTTAGATATCAAAAGCATACCTGCATTTAACGACAATTACATCTGGCTGATCGAAAATAGCGATCGCCGTTGTGCTGTTGTCGACCCAGGTGATGCCGCGCCTGTGTTGGCTTATCTCCGAGAACATGAGTTAACTTTAGATGCAATCTTAATTACTCATCACCACAACGATCACATTGGTGGCATTCCAGAGCTGGTGCGCCAATTTCCAGAGATCGATGTGGTCGGTCCGGCAGATGAACCAGTCCCTACCCTAACCCATCCGGTCAGCGCTGGCGATCAAATTAATCTGTTTGACGAAGTGTTTATGGTGATAGGGCTAGAAGGTCACACTTTAGGTCACATCGGCTACGTCGGTGACGGCAAGCTATTTTGTGGCGACACACTTTTCTCGGCAGGCTGTGGACGTGTATTTGAAGGCACCATGGAGCAAATGTACCAATCGCTACAAAAGCTCGTGGCACTGCCAGAAGAGACCGAAGTATTCGCCGCTCATGAGTACACCTCCAGCAACATCGCTTTTGCGTTAGCTGTTGAGCCGGATAACGAGCAACTAAAAAAATACCGCGAAGAAGTTAACCGTCTACGCGCACAAAACAAGCCGACTTTACCGACGACCATTCGTCGCGAAAAATGGATAAATCCGTTCTTACGTGCAGATGAACCGAGTGTCATAAAATCAGTGAGCAACCGAACGGCACAAATCGATCCTATCTCAATTTTTACAGCATTACGTGAGTGGAAGAACGAATTTTAA